In Miscanthus floridulus cultivar M001 chromosome 8, ASM1932011v1, whole genome shotgun sequence, the sequence acgtttgctgaaaatagactatttttaggcgtcttaggacatgacgccgaggtatgagggtcggcgtcgactgacacgacgccgaggtcttgccacgtcacggacgaccccggtcgacggcgacacggtggcgcatggggcccactacatcggcgtcgtgtcagccaacgccacaggcccaacCTCGACGCTGTGGGActacacgccgagctattggcgcgcggtccaggcggcccaacaacacttcgtggcccaatagctcggcgtgcGATCAGATGGCGCCGAGACGCTAACCTCGgcgtggcccgactcaacgccgaggttcgATCAGAACCCCACCTCGGCGCTAACCTCCATGCATGCAGCTCGATCGGTTTCATTCCACTAGTGATGGAGACATGGCATGTTCGTCTGCGGGTGCCGGGAGACAATTCAGAGCGGCAGAGACCGGAGGTAGTGCATGCCCGCTGCCTAGCCTGTTGCGGGATTGCGGCAAGCCGAGGTAACGTCTCGGCGTCATAGGTCATGGCGCCGACCTCTAAATTTAACCTAACACCCTagttttaccgtgagatggatatataaaatttacCATAAGATGGGCAACTTAGAATTTGGCTAAGTCTGAATTTTTGCTATGACTTGGAGACTAgaattttaccatgacttggacattgacaaatttaaaattttaccatgacttggatattgagaaatgtggCTAACTCTAGAGTTTTACACTAACTTGATATTTGAGCACTTAAAACAACATAGAAATACTTAGGATAAAAATGATCTAGGGTTCATGTTGATGAACAAGCCTAAAAAtgtttctaagtgttggatcaaTAGTTAACACCCTTTTTCATGATGCAGTTTTGACCACAGTaaaactatagtttcttttctagatataaagtttgacctttaatagaagttgttgtttgagttgagtacaacaaactttgtttttggacctaaACCTAAATCAGTTTTTAACATGGCCAAATAGTGACCACAACGCTGGCAGTTATTAGAAGGGTAGGACTACAAATACAGTGCTTAGCTATGTATTGGAATACATATAATGCGTAGAAGACTTGCAAACATTAATAAACATTAATTGTATGAACTTGTACCATTCCTTAATTAGCAAAAAAGCATATGAATATCAAACCAGCTTAATCAACAGAAACCAAACCAGATAAAACGCTGATATAGTAATTGCAGCCATATTGAAGACAGCAATTAACCATGTTTAATTTTTAACATTAATAAACGGGGCAGCATATCACATAGAAAATGCCCGTCATTGGTAATCAGTAATTAAATTCTGATAACATGAGCACAGGCACACAACAGGTGGCATTGATGAGGACCACATCACTGATAGTGGATGACTTGATGAAACTTTAAGTGTAATATTATTCCTAATCCATCAGTTAAGCCTTTCATTCCATGTAACCAGGAATCTTCTCGAACTAATCATGTATCCAATACACCATTATATCCAGTACTTTGTATTTCAGAATATTTAACCATGTGAAAGGAGCAAAGTAGGTACAACATTGCAGAATACATACCAGCTCATCAAGTTCTTCAACTGAATTTGCTTGGTGCAATTTCCCTAATACCGAACGTACACTATTTAAATCATTCTTCTTATCTCCATGGGCAGTCCTAGCTTCCCGCTCTTCTCGACGTGCTGCCTCAAGCTTCTCCCTGTATTGATCACATACAGCCTGCAATATTTTTGGACCTAAACCTAAATCAGTTTTTAACATGGCCAAATAGTGACCACAAGTTTAAATACAGTGCTATTTTGTAGCAGTGAACATGTTTGCgatattttatcttccaaataGTGACCACGAGTTTGAGTACTCTCGGAGGATAtgacaacaaaacaagtctcGTCAAGTTTGGACTTAGCCACAGTAAAAAATCAGACCATCTCGTGGTAAATATACAtatgtccatctcatggtaaaatCACAGATTTAGACAGATTGTAACATATCCAAGTCACAATAAAATTCAATATGGCATTGCCATGGCATTGCCATGGTAAAAATTCAAATTACATATCCATGGTAATtctagtctctaagtcatagcaAAAATTCAGGCTTAGAGCCATTTTTGCATATGTCTGTCCCAcggtaaaaatcaaatttgacaatgtccaagtcatggtaaatttcagcatgtccatctcatggtaaattttatatatccatctcacggtaaaactAGGGTGTTATGTTAAATTTAGTGGTCGGCGCCATGACCTATGTCTCCATCACTAGTGGAATGGAACCGATCGAGCTGCATGCATGTTTCTCTGATCTCATGAATCGTGATGCGTGGGGTGGGGTTCTGACcgaacctcggcgttgagtcgggccgcgccgaggttaGCGTCTCGGCGCCATCTGATCGCAtgccgagctattgggccacgaagcgttgttgggccgcctggaccgcgcgccaatagctcggcgtgtagtcccacagcgccgaggttgggcctgtggcgttggctgacacgacgccgacatagtgggccccatgcgccaccgtgtcgccgtcgaccggggtcgtccgtgacgtggcaagacctcagcgtcgtgtcagtcgacgccgaccctcatacctcggcgtcatgtcctaagacgcctaaaaatgatctattttcagcaaacgttttggcgtaggtctttttataaaaaatgttttgaaaagggaccaaaatacaaaaatggCACCTAGGAGGCGGCCATCATGCCCGCGCTCTCATGATTGATTACTATTATTAATATCATTATTCCCCTGCCATTTGATTACTAGTAAATAACTACCTGTGTGCGTTGCATGCAGAGAAAAAATACAAGGCAGCTAGCATGTATATTCATAGATATGTGTGTGTGCATAGAGTTTCGAGACAAACTAAACACTAGAGCATCCTCCTTCATGACTTTGCCATCTTGAGATCTTCTGGCCCAACCATTCAGAGGTGCTCATAGAATATGGTACATGTGCATGTATATTCATAGATATGTGTGTGTGCATGACTGCATGTATACGAGCCTGTACAATGTTTCGTATTAGGTGCATAACTCTACCTAGCTAGACTCTTGATCATGGATTGTCTAACTTGATCCAACTCGACCCAACCCACTAAGGGTGTTAGGTAGATGTGGGCCATAATTTTCAACCCAGTGCAAAACTTGGGTCTAACATGGGCCAAAGTTAGCCCACGTGCTAACTTGACAGGCCATCCGAGTGATGAGTATTTATGTTTTCATCCGCCCTTAGTTTGTTGCCGTTTGTGTCATGTGGGCTCAATTTCTTTTGTTTGTTTGGCCCATTTGTATGTCACGTGGAGACTGGAGGCGGAGAGGGAGGGAATTAAATTTTCAGTTTCTCTTCAACTTCGTCTTCTATCCTCTTCCGTACTCAGTGGAGCTGCGGCCTGCGGGGCGTCGCCCCTCGCCTCAGCTGCGAGCTGCGGGTTGCGGTCGGTGTCCCTCGCCTCAGTTGCGGGCTGCGAGCGTCGTCCCTCACCTCAACCCCACTCCCCTGTCCCCTCCACAGCAGCTTCCATCTGGTCGCGCCTGTTGTGCTCCCTCACGTCAACCCTAATCCCCTCCACAGCAGCTTCCGTTGGCTGTGTACGAGATGTCGACGactggaggagtgggctgctacGCCCAACAGGTGCGTGTATCTGAAGACTAGTGCTGATCGATTTCCCCCGATGCGATTCAGTTTCCCCATTCTATTTAGGTTCATGTGATGGCGCCTCCATCCCCCTCTGTATTTCGCTTCCAGCATGCCGTGTCAATTAGTTTGGCATATGTTTATTCTGTTGTATTGGATGCATCATTTTTAATTGCCTATCAGCTAGTTGTCTTGTAAATTCATTGTGTATTGTTCTTATGAACTGTAGTTGTGTTATTATTTCTTCAGTTTGAAATTCATTGTGTAGTGTTCTCATAATCTGTAGTTGCGTGATAATGATTTCTTCAATGCGATTCAGTTATCCCATTCTATTCAGGTTCATCTGATGGCACACCCATttgttttaaattcattttgtatTCCTCATTTCTCTGTGATGTCTGTGCCGGAACAAATTGGTTGTTGGCTTTTTTTCCTAGTGTGCTGTTTGTTAAAGAAAGAGAGAGCCACCCTTTCTGCTCATTCTTTTGAGTTTGTAGTTTGTACAGTGTACATGTGCTTTGTCTGCTATTGTGTATCCCTTCCTTTTTTCCAGTCACATTATCTAGAGATGGTTCTACTTTAATTTTGAGAAGCCACTTAGATCTTTTGTTTCGGTATTAATAATCAGTAATCTTTTGTTTCAGTATTAATAATCAGTGTGTTGCTTGCTTTTCATATCTTTATGCTTCTTGGTGATTATGGGAGTTGGGAGCAGACGAATATACCACAGCCTTACAAGAAAGATAGACAACCGAGCAAAGAGCCAAAGCCTTGCAAGGATGGACTAGGATGCAGTAACTGATAACACTAGCTGCAGCAAGTCTTTCCCTGCTACACATTTTTTCCTGGAATTTGGTCTCTAAATGTGACATTGTTACTTGTCTCTGTCTTTTGAGGCCAATCTTGCCTCGGATGCCCCCATCTTTTTGGTCCAGTTTTTCTTTTGCATCGGATGGGATGGAAAACCTGGGGCGCAAAAGCTTGTTTATTTCAGAGCTATTCTCGTTCATGTCTCGTCTGTCCTTGTCTTCAGTTCTGAATCTGGAGTGGTCCAATTGAGTTAGTAGTTGAAGCTCAAGGAAGGCACGTCTTTTTTTGTGCGCTAATTCTGATTGCGATTGGTGGTTGTCAGCATCTTTGACAAGTCACTGATTCTCAAAATCTGAAATTAAAGGAACCACAACAGACAATTCAGTTTGCTCAAATAATATAATTCTTAACAGATTATTGCTTGTGGTGGTTAGTGCTGTTTTCTGGTTTTGACAGGGCTAGTATACGgacttgtgtgtttaattatataTGGTGGTTTATTTCCTTGAGTTGTTGCATTGATATAAGATATGATTTGTGGAGTCTGAAATGCATCGATCGATCTGCCCCTGAGTTTGATATTGCTAATTATATTGGAACTGAAACTCCCAGACAGGTCATGCAGTTGAATGAGTTCAGAGATTCAGTGTTTGTTTGTGTGGTTCATAGTCCACCTGAACTTTTCCAATTTTTTCTGTATTGCACGCCAGAAACATTTTAACTGGAACGAATTGGTTCCAGTTTGctgttggtgcaagaaagagagagggagaggtttCTGTTTTGTCTCTACTCGCTCCCGTCTGATGCCTGCATTGCACACATTTTCCCTTGCACATGTAGCAAAATCTCATGAGTTTCAGTATCTACCCACCCGCCCTTCCTCTCTTCTCACGATTTCTAGTTGCTGTGGATAGTCGGtgaattattttttctttttatttcggTTCACTGTTTCAGAGCACTTTTTTTCAGAACCGTATCTAATATCATGTGCTTTGAAATTATTCATCAAATCTCTTGTCTAGCAGTAATATATTAAGTGGCTTATTCATTCTTTGATTGTATGTCATGTAGATCAGTTCAGCTTGTTATTCTTTATTCAGGTTTCATTTTTTGGAATTGCTATGTGTATGGATAACAGAATTGGTTCTAGTGTGCTGTTGTAATGATATTATCATTGGATCAGTTTGTCTTATTCCTGATAGCTTGTGGGACTTCTTCATTAGAAACATAGCTGGTATATGATAATGTGGCGATTTTTGGTGCAGTGGTGGTGGGTCTACTTATAGGTCTACTGTGGTTTCTTCTGTGCATGATAGTTTTGTTGACTAGTgaaaactttagcataattatgTGGTTTCacttgaactacaaaacaaacacttgcaaattctttagtccaatttggttgtgttggtcatcaaacaccaaaatccaaagtaaatgggactagagtccattttccttatagttgGCTAGACTTACGTGGCCCATCCAGCTACCAGTCTGGTTCAAAGAGGGACAGTAGGGACCATGTTGTCAACAGcccagagaagaagaagaattgcAATGTGGGGGAGTACGTTGCCCGGTTGTCTGAGAGCATTGCTGCAAGGAGCGCATCAAGGGATAGAGAGCGGACCCGTGAATAGGTGGAGGTAGACGAAGTTATGCAACTTTTACGAGAAGATGGTGTGCCAGCCACTTCAGACATGTTCTTCTTGGCAACGGATTTGTTCAATAACTCTGTGCCCCGGCGGGTGTTCAAGAATCTGCTGGCATCCGAAGAACATATGGCGTGGCTGACATATCAAAGGAACAAGAGCAAGAAGTAGTTCAGCAGCTGGGATGTTGAGTTTGTTGTGAAGCAATGGTGGCATTGGAGTGTCGTCTTTATCCTTTACTTTCATTATTGTCGTAGTTGTGTTGAGACTTCTGTCATGTAATGGGGCCTTTGGCAATAaaccatgtgtcgtattttttCCAAAACTTGTTATCAGTTGTGTGATGCGATGTATTTGTTTGAGCTACCAGTCTTTAGTTGGTTGTTGAAACTATAAAATATTTCATTGTTAACAGATGCTTTAAAGTGTTCTATATTTTAACAAGTCATAATGGGGTACTTTTGTTGCAGGTACGTTAGGGACTGGTTGCAGGGGTCATCAGTGATCGACAAGCTTGAAGGTGTGTATGCCTTTGCCAGTTATAGTGTAATACAGTTATAGTTTGATAACATCTCATATGCAGTTATAATTTGATAACATCTCATATGCAGTTATAGTTTGATAACATCTCATATGCAGTTATAGTTTGATAACATCTCATATGCAGTTATAGTTTGGTAACATCTCATATGCAGTTAATAATGAAACTGGACACCCAACAAGCAGTAACAGTTTGATAATATCACATATACAGTAACTGTGCTCTTCTATAGTTGGGCATTGGGCCTATGTGTACTGTTGGCAGTGGCAAGTCTATGATTGTTACAGTTCAAATGGAAAAGGCTCGCTTCTGTTCTAAAGCTACTCTATGATGTTTATCGGTTAAATCTAAACATCCTTTGAGCATATTGTAGATTCCAGTTTAGTGATATTTGTAATATTGAAACTAAAGGGATTTTGACATGTTTCTTATAACACTTCAGTAGTTGCAATTTGGTTACCCTGAGAAACAAGGATGCCAGTGAGAAACTCATAATTATATATTGCAGTTAAGAAAACAGCCTTACAGCAATGGCATACAAGCTAGGTTGTAAATGGTTAATGAATATGATTGATTAAAGAAACTTAGAGTACAATTTTGGGTTAATGGTTTGAGTCTAAAGTGCTCTCAGTACTTAGTGTCGACTCCGGATGCAAACTATGTTGGAATGTGCTTACCAACGATGGTTTATATTTTTCCTTGGCAGCATTTTGGGGCATGGACAACAACGACAAGGAAAGTCAGAATTCAAGTGAGACCAGCTTCAACGAGGTAGTTACTGCAGCTATGAATGTAGGCTTTGCAATTGCAGACATGCTGCAGGCACCAACACAAGGTAACCATTATGTCTCAGTGCCTGAGCCTACCGGAAGACAGTGGGTAGAGAAGCTGTTGTCAGATGCTGGTAGGTGCTTTGAAAACTACCGAATGCGGCCCAAAATTTTGGTTAGGTTGCATAGCATACTACGTGATAGCTATGGGCTAAAAGGCAGTAGGGACCTTGAATCAATTGAAGCTTTAGCCATGTTTCTATGGGCATGTGGTATAAATCAATGCCAGAGACAAATGCATGAGAGATTTAGGAGGGGGTTGGGGACATGTAGCAAGGTATTTTCCCATGTTCTAGCTGCCATGACTGGATTtgcaaatgacataattaggcCTAGGGACACTAGTTATTCAGGAGTGCCCGCTGAATTGTTACCGTTTTTTGATGGATGCATAGGCGCCATGGATGGCACTCACATAGATGTCATAGTTGATCAAGGAGTCCGTGATAACCACATTAATAGGAAAAGAAGGCCAACCCAAAATGTGGTTGCGGTCTGTGACTTCGACATGAGGTTCACATATATTGGGGCGAGGACAGAGGGTTCCGCACATGATATGCGGGTCAAAAGAAAGGCAGAAGCCGATCCCTCTTTCCCACATCCACCGTCAGGTTAGTTCAACTTAGATAATTTGGTTGTGTAAGGCTATAGCTAATTGTATGTTAACTGATGCATTGCTGTGAATTTATGCAGGCCGCTATTACTTGGTGGACTCCGGTTATGCACTTCACCCCGGGTATCTGACACCATATCCAAATAAGAGGTATTGGGTGAAGGAGTTCCAGATAAGGGGGGCAACAGATGCGCATGAGGTGTTCAACCGGCATCATTCGAAGCTGCGAAATGTCATAGAGAGGACATTTGGGGCAGCGAAAGCAAAGTGGCACATGTTGAAAGGCATACCTCACTATCCGGGGACCAAGCAAACCCAGATAATTATTGTTCTTTGTGGACTGCACAACTACGTGCACGAGCTGGAGGGTCAGCATCGACAAGTGCGGATCAGGTAGGCGCCAGACCTTGGCCCTTTGAGTCAAGTGGCAGCTATGGCGTTGGGAGATCCTAATGACATGGAACATGTCCACGAGTGGATAACATACGGACTTCCACTCCTTGGGAAGACAACGTAAGTGAAACAATTTTGTTTTGTGGATGTTATCACATAAGTCATGCATTTTTCATCATGGCTGCCTAGTTTGGGTCTAATGAGGATATGTACACATGCAGGTGAAGTAATTGCCTACATGGTGCAACAAGTCCACTTCTAAAAATTTGTTTGAGGTACTACTAAGAAAATC encodes:
- the LOC136474104 gene encoding uncharacterized protein produces the protein MDNNDKESQNSSETSFNEVVTAAMNVGFAIADMLQAPTQGNHYVSVPEPTGRQWVEKLLSDAGAMDGTHIDVIVDQGVRDNHINRKRRPTQNVVAVCDFDMRFTYIGARTEGSAHDMRVKRKAEADPSFPHPPSGRYYLVDSGYALHPGYLTPYPNKRYWVKEFQIRGATDAHEVFNRHHSKLRNVIERTFGAAKAKWHMLKGIPHYPGTKQTQIIIVLCGLHNYVHELEGQHRQVRIR